TCCCCACTCGTGCGGAACAGCAACCCCCAGCGCCTCCAGAACGTTCGCCGCCACCCGCGCATGCCCGAGCGCGTTCAGATGCAGCTTGTCTGCCGACCAGTAGCGGGCCGCCTCCAGCTGCTCATCGTGCCAATTGTCGACGAACAGCACCCCCGTTCCACCCAGCGCATCGGCGACGGCGCCGGCAAGCGCGTCGCCTCGGCCGCGGATCACCCGGCCAAGCGGAAGCAACCGAGACGGGTTGGCACCCGCGAGAATAACCGGCCGCGTCTCCGTGGCCAGCGTGCGATCAACGACGTCCATTGTGCGCTCGACGACCCAATCGATCCTTACGCGGGGCCGCATAATGTCGTTTCCGCCCCCGTTGAAGGTGAGCATGTCGGCACCGAGCGCGAGCGCAGGTTCCAGCTGCTCGTCGATGATCGGGCTGAGTTTGCGCCCGCGAATCGCCAGATTTGCGTAGCCGATGGGGTCGGCGGATGCTGCCTGCAGCCCGATCGCCACGAAATCAGCCCAGCCGCGCACACTCCCGTCTGGCCTGCCGTCACCGACGCCCTCGGTGAAACTGTCGCCGAGGGCGACGTAGCTGCGGATCATGCGCCCTCCTGCAGAAACTCGATGGCCGCACGTCGAAAGGCGCCAGAGGTCGGTGCATTGAAGTGCGTGCGCCCCGGCAGATCGATGAACCGGGCATCCGGCGCTTCGTCAGCGAGTAAACGGGCTTCGTTCGCAATCGTGTCGTCGCTGCCCGCTGCGATCAGGAGCGGATGAGGGGGAGCTTTGTCGATCGACGCATGGGGGTCGCCGCGCAGACCCTCGACGAGGGCGACGAGGGCGAACAGATCGTTGTCGCCCCGTTCACTCGCCATCTCGATGTACGTGCGTGTCACAGCATCCGTCATGGGAATTCCCATCTCGGCGTAATTGCGCGCCTGCGTAATGTCGAGGCGGGCAAACGGATCGGCCTTGGGGATGCCGCCGAGCACCGCGCGTGTGACGCGATCATTTTCCGTGAGCGCCGAATACCAGGTGACGCGTGCTCCCATCGAATAGCCGACCCACGGCGCCGATGCGATCGCGTACGCGTCCATCACTCGGAACACATCGTCGCGCATGATCGACATGCTGTAGGCAGCACGATCGTGCGGCTTGTCGCTGCGCCCGTGGGCGCGGTGGTCGAGAGCGATGACGCGGTAGCCGTTGCGCGTCAGCTCGCGCGTCCACCCGGTGAGCACCCAGTTGGACTCAGCGCTCGAGGCGAAACCGTGCACGAGCATCACGGGTGGGGTGTCTGGATCGCCGATCTCGTATGTCGCGAGCTGAACGTCACCCGATCTGATGAAGCGAGGGTCTGGCGCTGACGGAAGCATGCTCCTATTCGACCACGACATGGGGCACGGCGCAGCCACGATAGTCTGTGTGGCGTTGGCAAAACGAAGGGCTACGCTGCATGAGACGACGCATCGACTGGGTTTGGTTCGTCGTTATCGGCCTTATCGCGGGATTCATGTCGGGGCTCTTCGGCGTCGGCGGCGGCATCCTTATCGTTCCGCTGCTCATCACACTCGCGGGCTTCGGGCAGAAGCGGGCGGCGGGAACATCGTTGGCCGCAATCGTGCCGACATCGATCGCTGGCGTCATCAGTTACGCGGTTAATGGCGATGTCGCGCTGATCGTCGCAGCCATTCTCTGTGTTGGATCGATCATCGGCGCGCAACTCGGAGCTGTGCTGCTGCACAGGCTGCCCAAGAGAGTTGTGCAGTGGGCATTCATCGGTTTTCTGCTGATCGTTGTCGTTTCGCTGTTCTTCGTCATTCCCTCGCGCGACGCTGTTATTCATCTGAACGCGCTCTCGATCATCGGGCTGTTGGCTCTCGGCCTGCTTGTCGGCGTGCTGTCGGGAATACTCGGCATCGGGGGAGGAGCCGTCATCGTTCCGATGCTCATTCTGCTCTTCGGCGCGAGCGATCTTGTGGCAAAGGGAACGTCGCTCGCCGTGATGATTCCCACAGCCATCTCGGGCACGATCGGCAACGCACGGCGCCGCAACGTCGATATTCCTGCGGCGCTCACTATCGGTTTGTGCGCCTGTCTCACCACGTCTCTCGGCGCCATCGTCGCCACCGCCCTCGATCCGGCAATCGGCAACCTTCTGTTCGCCGCGTTCCTCGTGGCGATCGCCGTGCAGCTGACGGTGCGAGCCCTTCGCACACGCTGACCTCACGCAGCGGCTCGCCGCCGCGTCTTCACAGTGTCAGTCGTTCGCGAGACACTGGAGGGATCATGACCGTTTTGCACAGCGTTGTCGATTCGCCCATCGGGCCGCTCACCGTCGTTGGCGATATTCGCGATGACGGGGTCGCCCTTCATGCCGTGTGGATGAACACTCCGCGCCATACGCACGGAGACGACGAGCTCGGAAAGCGTGACGATGCCGCGTTCAGCGAGGTCGCCCGCCAATTCGGCGAGTACTTCGCCGGCACGCGCACCGTCTTCGATCTCGAGCTCGACCCGGCAGGAACGGAGTTCGAGAAGCGCGTGTGGATGCTGCTTCGCGACATTCCGTACGGCACAACGCGCAGCTATGGGGAGCTCGCGGCAGACCTCGGAGACCCGAACCTGTCGCGCGCCGTCGGCACGGCGAACGGCCGCAATCCGCTGTCGATCATCGTGCCGTGTCATCGCGTGATCGGAGCCGATGGTTCGCTCACAGGCTACGCTGGCGGGCTTGAGCGCAAGAGGTTTCTTCTCACGCTCGAGCGCGACCCGGCGCCATCGGCAGATCAGCTCTTTTGACGCATGATCGCACTTGCGCATCGTCTCAACCTGCCGTTTACGCCGCCGTATGACGTCGCGGCGCTTCTCGCCGCGCAGCGCACCCATGCTGTCACCGGAATTGATGCGCCAGAATTTTCGGGGTCAACAGCTGGCGAGACGCGCGGCACAGTCGAGACTCCGGATGCCGTCATCACCCGCAGCATCCGCCACAACGGCCTGTTTGCTCTCGTCCGCGCCACGTTTCGAGACGCCCACGTCGAGCTGAGCAGTTCCGTCCCGGTCGATGACGGCCTCGCGCGACGCGTGCGGCGCTGGCTCGACCTTGATGCCATCCCCGCTGACACCGCACATCAGCTCGGAGACGACCCGGTGATCGGGCCGCTTGTCGCACGACGCCCGGGGCTTCGCATCTTCGGGCACATCGACGACGTCGAGGCGGCGTGCTTCGCTGTGCTGGGGCAGCAGGTGTCTCTCGCGTCTGCGCGCACGTTCCAACGTCGCTTTGTTGCGGCGTACGGCGTGCGCGACTTCGCCACCGGCTACAGCCTCCTTCCCGATGCCGCCGAGATCGCCGCCCGCGACCCGCTCGAGATCCGCGAGGCGGTCGGTCTCACGCGCTCGCGTGCCGCGACGCTGCACGCCGTTGCCGCGGAACTCGCGTCGGGGCTCACGCTCGACGGCGACCCCGACAGCATCCGCCACCGCCTGCTCGGGCTGAAGGGCATTGGGCCCTGGACGGCGGACTACCTCGCGGTGCGAGCCATCGGCGATCGCGATGCTTTTCCCACCGGCGACCTCGTGCTGCGCCGGGCGATGGGCGCTGACACCGCCCGCGACGCGATGCAGCGCGGTGATGCCTGGCGTCCGCTGCGCGCGTATGCGACGTTCCACCTGTGGACGGAGTACGCGTACTGCGCTGCGCGGTGACGGTGCGGCGCGGGTTTCGCGTTGCGCGCAGGTCGCCGCGACCCTCCTCTGAAGCTGCTGTGCGCGGCGACCTCTGGTGTGCCCGGGGGAGGGTACTGTGCTGAGAAGAGGACGTTTTGGGGGAAATCTCCTCGTGCCAGCACTTTGCCCTCTTCTCGGCACGCGTCAAGGGGCTGCCCGGTAAGCTTGCCCTCGTGTCAGTGAATCCCGAACTTCAGGGGCGCACGTTGCCCCCGACCGAGCCGTATCTCGTCGGTCGTGAGAAGGTGCGCGAGTTCTCTCGTGCCGTGCTCGCGACAAACGCCATTCACCTCGACGTCGACGCCGCGCGCGCTGCCGGCCATGCCGATGTCGTGGCGCCGACGACGTTTCCCGTCGTGGTGCAAGAGAAGACCCTCGCGCAGCTCCTCGCCGAGCCCGACGCCGGAATCGACTTCAGTCGCGTTGTTCATGGCAATCAGCGTTTCAGCTACAGCCGCGCGGTTGTCGCGGGAGACGAGCTGACTGCGCAGCTCACGGTGTCGAGCGTGAAGACCCTTGGCGCCCACGCGATGGTGACGGCAGACACCGTGGTCACGGATGCCGCAGGCGAGCACGTTGTGACGGCCATCTCCACACTTGTTGTGCGAGGAGACGAATGAGCGCCGCACCGCAGAAGATCCCCTCCCTGTCGCAGCTGACTGTCGGAGACGTCGTTGCCGAGAGAAGCGTCACGCTCACGCGCGATGCGCTCGTGCGCTACGCCGGCGCATCCGGCGATTTCAACCCCATTCACTACCGCGATGACGTCGCGGCATCCGTCGATCTGCCTGGAGTGATCGCGCACGGGATGCTGACGATGGGCGCCGCCGTGCAGCCCGTCGTCGACTGGGTCGGCGATCCGTCGCGTGTCACCGACTATCAAGTGAAGTTCACGCGCCCCGTCGTGGTTGACCCGACGAGCGGCGCTGATGTCGCGATTGTCGCGAAGGTTGGAGCGCTCGACGCCGATGCGGCTACGGCGCGCATCGACCTGACAGTCTCGTTCGACTCGGCCACAGTGCTGGGCAAGGCCCAGGTGGTGGTGACACTCGCGTGAGCGAGCTGGCAGAACCGACGCGCCTCGCTGAGCTTACGACGCTCGGCGTCGGCGGAGCGCCCGAGCGGATGCTTGTCGCCACAGACTCCGACGAGCTCGTCGCGCAGCTGACAGAACTGTGGCAGCACGACGAGCCGTGGATGGTGCTGGGCGGCGGCTCCAATACCTTTGCGACAGATCACGACATCGACGGCACCGTCGTGCTCGTGCGCACGCGCGGAATCGAGCGCATCACGACAGACGCCGGTGTTGTGCTGCGCGTACAGGCGGGTGAGACGTGGGACGATCTGGTCGCATACGCCGTTGACAACGGTCTCGCCGGCATCGAAGCGCTCTCGGGTATCCCCGGTTCCGTCGGTGCCGCGCCGATTCAGAACATCGGGGCCTATGGTCAGGAGCTGTCAAGCGTGCTTCTGGGCATTGAGCTGCTCGACCACGAGACGGGCGAACGTGCACATGTTCCGGCATCCGCCCTTGGGCTCGGCTATCGCACGTCGGTGCTGAAACGCCACGGTGGCTCTGATGCCGAGCGCGAGGCTGTCGTGCTTTCGGTCGATCTGCTGCTTACCGAGAGCTCTGACGGTAGGGGTCTTCCCGTTGCATATGAGCAGCTTGCGAAGGCGCTCGACGTGCAACTCGGCGACCGCGTTGAGTTGGCGCGGGTGCGGGATGCCGTGATTGCCCTGCGTCGCTCGAAAGGAATGGTTCTCGACCCCGCTGACCGCGATACGTTCAGCGCCGGTTCCTTCTTCACAAACCCGATCGTCACAGAGCAAGCGGCACGCACCCTTCCTCCAGATGCCCCACGCTGGCCGCAAGACGAGATTGCCGAGACGGCGACGGTGATTCCGCTCGACGGCTCGAGCGACATCGTTGCGCCGCCGCCGATTCAGACGACGACGCAGCGGGAGGTGAAGCTCAGTGCCGCGTGGCTGATCGAGCACTCGAGTATTCACCGCGGCTTCCACCTGCCTGGGTCGCGCGCCTCCATCTCGTCGAAGCACACGCTCGCCCTCACGAATCAGGGAAACGCGCGGTCAGACGACATCGCCGCGCTCGCCCGTTTCGTGCAGTCGCGCGTGCGGTCCGAGTTCGGCATCACTCTGCGCCCGGAACCCGTGCTCATCGACATCGAGCTCTGATCCGCAATGAGCTTCACGCCGCCGCCCGTTCCTCCCGTCGTCAATACATCAGACGACGAGAATCGTCCTGTTCCGCCGTCGAAGCGTCGGCGCGTCTGGGGTTGGATTATTGCGGGGCTCGGCATCACGGCGTTCTCGGCAATCGCCGTGATCGCGGTGACGAGCCTCATTGCGAGCACGCTGCCGAAGGCTCCGCCCGATGCCGCTCCGGTGCCGACAGCCGAGGCAAGTGCGCCGTGGGGTGCGACGCCGACGCCACAGCCGACGGAGACGGGCCTTGGTGATCCGCCGAGCTACGATCCGCCGCCGTATTCGACGGCCGTCGACGGCGTGTACCCGCTGTCGAGCTACGCATACTTCGCGCAAGACGTCACGTTCGAGCAGAACCTCGCCGACAATTGGTACAGCCAGAACGATAAGTTCGGTGAGTACTGGTTGAGCGACGATCCGGTGTGCAACCTCACTGCAGACACCAAGTGGATCTACCTCTTCGGCGATCCCGAACCCGACAAGAACGACGGGTACTACACAACGCGGGATCTTGAGCTCAGCGAGGCCAATCTGCTCGCGCAGTTCCCCGACCTCGACAGCCACGGTGATGATTTCGTCGTCGAGATGCCGGTTTCAGACGGCAACACGATCGAGTTCGCCGGTCGGCGACTAGATTACGCTGGAGGATTCTTCATGCAGCTCACCCGCGGCATGATGTGGCAAGACTCCTCGTACGGCATCACCATTTCATGCCTTGGCGCCGAATCATTCGATCACGAAGGCTTTGCGCAAGACATCGTCGACCAGTTCACCATGAAGCTCGGCTGACCGGTGCCACGCAAACAGCTGACTGTTCACCGCGCCCGTGCGTGCTCGTCAGACTCCTGAGTTAGGCTGAAAGCGGACTCTCCCGAAAGGAAGCCCATGAGCGACAAGAGGCCGAATCAGAAAGCTCCGGATGCTGCCCGGCAGAGTGAGCAGCCGGAGGCGGGGCATCGCCGAAGCGAGCCGTGGACGGGCCAAGGCCCCGTGGTTCGCAATCTCCCGACCTCGTCACGTCCCTACGGCGCATCGCCCGAACGTCGACCGGAGCCCACGCGGCGAACGATCTCACCGTGGACCGTCGTTGCGCTCATTGCGATTCTCATCGTCATCATTGCGGCAATCGTTCTCGCCCTCGTGCTCTAAGCATCTCTGCACGTCGGTGCTAATTTCTCGAAACCTCTTAACACCGGGAGTTTCTCGGAGTATTCTTCGAACTAACCAAGAGAATATGAGGGATTCTCATGAGGCGCTAGTGTCGACCCACCCAATCGCGAGCCGGCGAAGGGGAGGTTGTCATGAACGTCGCACAGACAACGGATGCGGTGCCACGGCACGTCGCCGGATGGCGCACAGTCATCGACCGCTTTTACCAGTGGATTGCGCTGCTTGGGCTCGTGCTCGCCCTACTCCAGGTTGCGTTTGCGGCGCTGGGCTTTTGGGGTGCCGAAGAAAAGCCGGGCGATCAGGCTTGGGGCATGGCAGCCTTTGAGCCGCACGCGATCAACGGCATGGTTCTTTACGTGATTGCCGTGGTGCTCTTCATTCTCGGTCTGCTCTCACGAGCGAATTGGAAGGTCTGGGCCGTTCCGCTTGTGCTGTTTATCTTGCTCTATGGAGCGCAGGGTCTGCTCGTCGGGCTTGGCTTTGGCGTGAGCAAATGGTTCGGGTTCGTGCACGCACTGAACGGCGTCGTGATCATCGCCGGGTTCGCCTGGATCTACCTCAACCGCGTGCGACGTCCGCTCACCGTGACGTAAGCGGCTTCGACACGACGCGCGCCCGACAACCGGACGGTTATCGGGCGCGTCGTCAGCGGGTGTTTCAGGCGAAGAGCTTCTGCAGTCGCTCTGCCCCTTCGCGCAACGCATCGTCGCCGAGCGCATAGCTGAATCGCAGGTACCCGCTCGGGCCGAATGCCTCCCCGGGAACCGCGGCGACCTGCGCCTTCTCGAGCATGAGGTCTGCCACCTCGAGCGACGAGCGCGGAGTGACACCATCGACCTCGCGACCGATGACTCCCGACACGTCCGCGTACACGTAGAACGCGCCCTTCGGAGTGGGAACGGAGAAACCGTTCACCAGGTTCAGCTGCTCGACGATCGCGTGGCGACGCCTGTCGAACGCCTGTCGCATCTGCTCAACGGGCTCCTGTGCACCGTTGAGCGCTGCGATTGCCGCGCGCTGTGCGATGTTGTTGACGTTGCCCGACAGGTGAGACTGCAGGTTGGTCATGGCCGTGATGGCATCCTTCGGCCCGACCGTCCAGCCCACACGCCACCCGGTCATGGCGTAGCTCTTCGCTACGCCGTTGACCAGCAGGGTC
The Paramicrobacterium chengjingii DNA segment above includes these coding regions:
- a CDS encoding UDP-N-acetylmuramate dehydrogenase, whose amino-acid sequence is MAEPTRLAELTTLGVGGAPERMLVATDSDELVAQLTELWQHDEPWMVLGGGSNTFATDHDIDGTVVLVRTRGIERITTDAGVVLRVQAGETWDDLVAYAVDNGLAGIEALSGIPGSVGAAPIQNIGAYGQELSSVLLGIELLDHETGERAHVPASALGLGYRTSVLKRHGGSDAEREAVVLSVDLLLTESSDGRGLPVAYEQLAKALDVQLGDRVELARVRDAVIALRRSKGMVLDPADRDTFSAGSFFTNPIVTEQAARTLPPDAPRWPQDEIAETATVIPLDGSSDIVAPPPIQTTTQREVKLSAAWLIEHSSIHRGFHLPGSRASISSKHTLALTNQGNARSDDIAALARFVQSRVRSEFGITLRPEPVLIDIEL
- a CDS encoding methylated-DNA--[protein]-cysteine S-methyltransferase, which encodes MTVLHSVVDSPIGPLTVVGDIRDDGVALHAVWMNTPRHTHGDDELGKRDDAAFSEVARQFGEYFAGTRTVFDLELDPAGTEFEKRVWMLLRDIPYGTTRSYGELAADLGDPNLSRAVGTANGRNPLSIIVPCHRVIGADGSLTGYAGGLERKRFLLTLERDPAPSADQLF
- a CDS encoding SGNH/GDSL hydrolase family protein translates to MIRSYVALGDSFTEGVGDGRPDGSVRGWADFVAIGLQAASADPIGYANLAIRGRKLSPIIDEQLEPALALGADMLTFNGGGNDIMRPRVRIDWVVERTMDVVDRTLATETRPVILAGANPSRLLPLGRVIRGRGDALAGAVADALGGTGVLFVDNWHDEQLEAARYWSADKLHLNALGHARVAANVLEALGVAVPHEWGVEAVADAAEGERRTFAYYREYVLPWIGRRLTGRSSGDGRVAKRPTLLPVSDSGE
- a CDS encoding FAS1-like dehydratase domain-containing protein, producing the protein MSVNPELQGRTLPPTEPYLVGREKVREFSRAVLATNAIHLDVDAARAAGHADVVAPTTFPVVVQEKTLAQLLAEPDAGIDFSRVVHGNQRFSYSRAVVAGDELTAQLTVSSVKTLGAHAMVTADTVVTDAAGEHVVTAISTLVVRGDE
- a CDS encoding sulfite exporter TauE/SafE family protein, with translation MRRRIDWVWFVVIGLIAGFMSGLFGVGGGILIVPLLITLAGFGQKRAAGTSLAAIVPTSIAGVISYAVNGDVALIVAAILCVGSIIGAQLGAVLLHRLPKRVVQWAFIGFLLIVVVSLFFVIPSRDAVIHLNALSIIGLLALGLLVGVLSGILGIGGGAVIVPMLILLFGASDLVAKGTSLAVMIPTAISGTIGNARRRNVDIPAALTIGLCACLTTSLGAIVATALDPAIGNLLFAAFLVAIAVQLTVRALRTR
- a CDS encoding alpha/beta fold hydrolase, with amino-acid sequence MLPSAPDPRFIRSGDVQLATYEIGDPDTPPVMLVHGFASSAESNWVLTGWTRELTRNGYRVIALDHRAHGRSDKPHDRAAYSMSIMRDDVFRVMDAYAIASAPWVGYSMGARVTWYSALTENDRVTRAVLGGIPKADPFARLDITQARNYAEMGIPMTDAVTRTYIEMASERGDNDLFALVALVEGLRGDPHASIDKAPPHPLLIAAGSDDTIANEARLLADEAPDARFIDLPGRTHFNAPTSGAFRRAAIEFLQEGA
- a CDS encoding DNA-3-methyladenine glycosylase family protein, yielding MIALAHRLNLPFTPPYDVAALLAAQRTHAVTGIDAPEFSGSTAGETRGTVETPDAVITRSIRHNGLFALVRATFRDAHVELSSSVPVDDGLARRVRRWLDLDAIPADTAHQLGDDPVIGPLVARRPGLRIFGHIDDVEAACFAVLGQQVSLASARTFQRRFVAAYGVRDFATGYSLLPDAAEIAARDPLEIREAVGLTRSRAATLHAVAAELASGLTLDGDPDSIRHRLLGLKGIGPWTADYLAVRAIGDRDAFPTGDLVLRRAMGADTARDAMQRGDAWRPLRAYATFHLWTEYAYCAAR
- a CDS encoding MaoC family dehydratase, coding for MSAAPQKIPSLSQLTVGDVVAERSVTLTRDALVRYAGASGDFNPIHYRDDVAASVDLPGVIAHGMLTMGAAVQPVVDWVGDPSRVTDYQVKFTRPVVVDPTSGADVAIVAKVGALDADAATARIDLTVSFDSATVLGKAQVVVTLA